One window of Bacillus sp. FJAT-45350 genomic DNA carries:
- the ppaX gene encoding pyrophosphatase PpaX: MKVDTILFDLDGTLINTNELIITSFLHTLDHYYPGEYTREKVINFIGPPLYDSFYGIDSGRVDEMIGMYREHNLAHHDDLILEYKGVYETIKTLHEKGYKLAVVTTKKRNTAQRGLDVSGLNKFFDVLVSIDDVEKVKPDPEPLNKAMKALSSSPETTLMVGDSQYDILGGKNAGTLTAGVSWTIKGEEFLSSYEPDVMLSNMSDLLTFLEVGVR, translated from the coding sequence ACACTTATTAATACGAATGAATTGATTATTACATCATTTTTGCACACGTTAGACCATTACTACCCGGGTGAATACACTCGTGAAAAAGTGATAAATTTTATTGGTCCACCGTTATATGATTCATTTTACGGGATTGATTCGGGACGTGTGGATGAAATGATTGGCATGTATCGAGAGCACAATTTAGCTCATCATGATGACTTGATTCTTGAGTATAAAGGTGTATATGAAACAATCAAAACCTTACATGAAAAAGGATATAAGCTAGCTGTTGTAACAACAAAGAAACGTAATACGGCACAACGAGGCTTAGACGTTTCTGGCTTAAATAAGTTCTTTGATGTCCTTGTTTCAATTGATGATGTTGAAAAAGTAAAGCCAGACCCAGAACCGCTAAATAAGGCGATGAAGGCACTAAGCTCTTCTCCTGAAACAACGTTAATGGTAGGAGACAGTCAATACGATATTTTAGGTGGAAAGAATGCTGGAACTCTAACTGCAGGTGTGTCTTGGACGATTAAGGGAGAAGAATTTCTCAGTTCCTACGAGCCGGATGTCATGTTATCTAATATGAGTGACTTGCTAACATTCTTAGAGGTGGGAGTGCGTTGA
- a CDS encoding acyltransferase: MRKTTRYPVKGANSLWKIYKTVPFAKVCKNFIVIQISRYTPIISVKNWLYRKLLKMKVGDQTAVALMVMMDIMFPEKISIGRNSIIGYNTTILAHEYLIEEYRLGDVIIGDEVMVGANSTILPGVTIGDGAIVSAGTLVHQDVPPGSFVGGNPMRVIYTKEEMEQRRKVEQEEK; the protein is encoded by the coding sequence TTGAGAAAAACGACTCGCTATCCGGTAAAGGGCGCAAATTCTCTTTGGAAAATTTACAAAACTGTTCCATTTGCGAAAGTGTGTAAAAACTTTATTGTGATCCAAATTTCTCGGTATACACCGATTATATCTGTGAAAAATTGGCTCTATCGAAAACTGCTGAAAATGAAAGTGGGCGACCAAACAGCGGTCGCTCTCATGGTCATGATGGATATTATGTTTCCAGAAAAAATTTCAATTGGAAGAAATTCAATCATTGGCTACAATACGACGATTCTTGCCCATGAGTATTTAATAGAGGAATATCGATTAGGTGATGTCATCATCGGTGATGAAGTAATGGTCGGAGCAAATTCAACAATTTTACCTGGTGTAACAATCGGGGATGGTGCTATCGTTTCAGCAGGAACACTGGTTCATCAAGATGTTCCCCCAGGTAGTTTTGTAGGTGGTAATCCGATGCGAGTTATTTATACAAAAGAAGAGATGGAACAGAGAAGGAAAGTCGAACAAGAAGAAAAGTAA
- a CDS encoding ATP phosphoribosyltransferase regulatory subunit, which yields MSKPFMFEKPLGMRDTLPQLYDTKKNVRVDMEEEIARWGYQSIQTPTLEYYETVGVASAILDQQLFKLLDQQGNTLVLRPDMTAPIARLVASSLKEKAFPLRLSYHTNLYRAQQKEGGRAAEFQQIGVELIGDGTASADGEVIALMIAALKKAGLKDFQVAIGHIGYVNALLLDVVGNEERANTLRRYLYEKNYVGYRQHVKSLSLSSIDKSRLLSLLKLRGGSEKISEAKELIQTAEGEKALSDLSKIWDVLESYGVTEHLKIDLNLVMHMSYYTGVVFEGYGSRLGVPLSSGGRYDELLEKFNRPSQATGFGIRLDLLVEAIGAKGEDPSQTCIIFSNERRKEAIALAVEKREAGEAVVLQDLSGVEDMDEFSEQFAEVVYCIGKAKKEDGQ from the coding sequence ATGTCAAAGCCATTTATGTTTGAAAAACCATTAGGTATGAGAGATACATTACCACAATTGTATGATACGAAAAAAAATGTACGTGTAGATATGGAAGAAGAAATTGCACGTTGGGGTTATCAGTCAATTCAAACACCAACGTTAGAATATTACGAAACTGTTGGAGTTGCTTCGGCAATTCTTGATCAACAATTATTTAAACTGTTAGACCAGCAAGGAAATACATTAGTGCTTCGTCCTGATATGACGGCGCCAATTGCTAGACTCGTTGCGTCATCATTAAAGGAGAAGGCTTTTCCTTTACGCCTTTCTTATCACACAAATCTTTATCGAGCACAGCAAAAAGAAGGTGGTCGTGCTGCTGAATTTCAGCAAATTGGTGTAGAGCTAATTGGAGATGGAACGGCAAGTGCAGACGGTGAAGTGATTGCGTTAATGATTGCTGCATTGAAGAAAGCTGGTTTAAAAGATTTCCAAGTGGCGATTGGCCATATCGGCTATGTAAATGCATTGCTTCTTGATGTTGTTGGAAATGAAGAACGAGCAAATACATTACGTCGTTATTTATATGAAAAAAATTATGTAGGCTATCGTCAGCATGTAAAGAGCTTGTCCTTATCATCAATTGATAAAAGTCGTTTACTCAGCCTGTTAAAGCTACGTGGTGGAAGTGAGAAGATTTCAGAAGCAAAAGAGCTGATTCAGACGGCAGAAGGTGAAAAGGCGTTAAGTGACTTATCAAAGATTTGGGATGTTCTTGAGAGCTACGGAGTAACTGAGCATTTAAAAATTGATTTAAATCTTGTCATGCACATGAGCTATTACACAGGGGTTGTATTTGAAGGGTACGGAAGTCGTCTTGGTGTTCCGTTAAGTAGTGGTGGACGTTATGATGAGTTATTGGAGAAGTTCAATCGTCCTTCTCAAGCGACAGGATTTGGTATTCGTTTAGATCTTTTAGTAGAAGCGATTGGAGCAAAAGGAGAAGATCCTTCTCAAACGTGTATTATTTTTAGTAATGAAAGAAGGAAAGAAGCGATTGCTCTTGCTGTTGAAAAAAGAGAGGCAGGAGAAGCTGTAGTTTTACAGGACTTATCTGGTGTTGAGGATATGGATGAATTTTCAGAGCAGTTTGCTGAAGTTGTATATTGCATTGGGAAAGCGAAGAAGGAGGATGGACAGTGA
- the hisG gene encoding ATP phosphoribosyltransferase, producing MSELLTVAMPKGRIFEEAADMLRKAGYELPAEFDDSRKLIVDAPEAGMRFILAKPMDVPTYVEHGVADVGVAGKDTMIEEERDVYEVLDLKISECYLAVAGLPGFKKGDNIAPKVASKYPLLATRYFKEQGEQVEIIKLNGSIELAPLVGLADRIVDIVSTGRTLRENGLVELEYIEPITSRLIVNPVSYRMKDALIDQLVERLSTIIEEGES from the coding sequence ATGAGTGAGCTATTAACGGTAGCAATGCCAAAGGGACGTATTTTTGAAGAGGCCGCTGATATGCTTAGAAAGGCAGGGTATGAATTGCCTGCTGAATTTGATGATTCAAGAAAGCTTATCGTCGATGCTCCTGAAGCTGGAATGCGTTTCATTCTTGCAAAACCAATGGATGTACCGACATATGTTGAGCATGGAGTTGCGGATGTTGGTGTTGCTGGGAAAGATACAATGATCGAGGAAGAGCGAGATGTGTATGAGGTTCTCGATTTAAAAATTAGTGAATGCTATTTAGCAGTTGCGGGCTTACCAGGCTTTAAAAAAGGCGATAATATTGCGCCGAAAGTAGCTTCGAAGTATCCATTACTTGCGACGCGCTATTTTAAAGAGCAAGGAGAACAAGTGGAGATTATAAAATTAAATGGTTCAATAGAGCTTGCGCCACTTGTAGGATTAGCAGACCGAATTGTTGATATTGTCTCCACTGGACGTACACTTAGAGAAAATGGATTAGTTGAGCTTGAGTATATTGAGCCAATTACATCTAGATTAATTGTAAACCCTGTTAGTTATCGTATGAAAGATGCATTGATAGACCAATTAGTCGAGCGGTTGTCAACGATAATTGAGGAGGGTGAATCGTGA
- the hisD gene encoding histidinol dehydrogenase encodes MKIMRVTDEVSLKRNIDSGTEMQRDAVTNIIAQVREQGDKALSALTEKFDGVSLSNFKVTKEEIEKAYEDIDETIMPALRDAIDNIRDFHQRQKRQSWMTTKEDGTILGQQITPLDSVGLYVPGGTAAYPSSIMMNVIPAQVAGVKKIVIVSPPQKGGNLPAGVLVAANELGVEEIYKVGGAQAVAALAYGTESIPAVDKVTGPGNIFVALAKRAVFGHVDIDMIAGPSEIVVLADEKANPAYVAADLLSQAEHDKLASAVLVTTSQELAEKVANEVEVQLSTLPREEIARASIEDYGVIYVVDNLVEAVDVVNQLAPEHLEILTEEPMLLVGKIRHAGAIFVGPYSSEPVGDYFAGPNHVLPTNGTARFSSPLNVDDFTKKSSIISYSKEALLANGEKIMSLARLEGLEAHARAVEKRMEEKK; translated from the coding sequence ATGAAAATCATGCGTGTGACAGATGAGGTGAGTCTTAAGAGAAATATTGACTCAGGAACAGAGATGCAACGAGACGCAGTAACAAATATTATCGCTCAGGTTCGTGAACAAGGGGACAAAGCCTTATCAGCATTAACGGAGAAATTTGACGGAGTCTCCCTATCTAACTTTAAAGTGACAAAGGAAGAAATCGAGAAAGCGTACGAAGATATCGATGAGACAATTATGCCTGCTTTACGAGACGCTATCGATAATATACGTGATTTTCATCAACGTCAAAAGCGTCAGTCATGGATGACGACAAAAGAGGATGGGACGATTCTCGGTCAGCAAATTACACCACTTGATTCAGTTGGTTTATATGTACCAGGTGGGACGGCTGCCTATCCTTCTTCAATTATGATGAATGTGATCCCGGCTCAAGTTGCTGGTGTGAAAAAGATAGTCATTGTTTCTCCACCACAAAAGGGTGGAAACCTACCAGCTGGAGTTCTTGTTGCAGCGAATGAGCTTGGAGTAGAAGAAATTTATAAGGTTGGTGGAGCTCAAGCGGTTGCTGCATTAGCTTATGGAACTGAGTCGATTCCCGCTGTTGATAAAGTCACAGGACCAGGTAACATTTTTGTTGCCCTTGCAAAGCGTGCGGTATTTGGTCATGTAGACATTGATATGATTGCTGGACCTAGTGAAATTGTTGTTCTAGCAGATGAAAAAGCAAACCCGGCCTATGTAGCAGCAGACCTTTTATCACAAGCAGAGCACGATAAGCTTGCATCTGCTGTTCTAGTTACTACAAGCCAGGAACTAGCTGAAAAGGTTGCAAATGAAGTAGAAGTACAACTATCTACACTTCCAAGGGAAGAAATAGCGAGAGCTTCAATTGAGGACTATGGAGTAATTTATGTTGTTGATAACCTAGTAGAAGCTGTCGATGTTGTAAATCAGTTAGCTCCAGAACATTTAGAAATACTAACAGAAGAGCCAATGCTTTTAGTAGGGAAAATTCGTCATGCTGGAGCAATTTTTGTTGGGCCTTATAGCTCTGAACCGGTTGGAGACTATTTTGCTGGACCAAATCATGTGTTACCGACAAATGGAACAGCTAGATTTTCTAGTCCATTAAATGTAGATGATTTCACAAAAAAATCGAGTATTATTTCATATAGCAAAGAGGCACTTCTAGCGAATGGTGAGAAAATTATGAGCCTTGCGAGACTTGAGGGACTTGAAGCTCATGCTCGTGCCGTTGAGAAGCGAATGGAGGAAAAGAAATGA
- the hisB gene encoding imidazoleglycerol-phosphate dehydratase HisB: protein MSERISSIERITNETQIKLQFAIDGEGKSEINSPVPFMNHMLDLFTKHGHFDLKIEATGDTEIDDHHTTEDIGICLGHVLKEALGDKKGIKRYGNAFVPMDETLAQVVVDLSNRPHLEYRVELPSAKVGTFDTELVHEFLAKMAIEARMNLHVIVHYGTNTHHIIEAIFKALARAIDDATQLDPRVKGVPSTKGML, encoded by the coding sequence ATGAGTGAACGTATTTCTAGTATTGAACGTATAACAAACGAAACACAAATCAAACTACAGTTTGCGATTGATGGAGAAGGAAAATCAGAGATCAATTCTCCTGTACCTTTTATGAATCATATGCTTGATTTGTTTACAAAGCATGGTCATTTTGATTTGAAAATCGAGGCGACTGGTGATACAGAAATTGATGATCATCATACAACGGAGGACATTGGAATTTGCTTAGGACATGTCTTAAAAGAGGCTCTTGGTGACAAAAAAGGGATTAAACGCTACGGGAATGCCTTTGTTCCGATGGATGAAACTCTGGCGCAAGTCGTTGTTGATTTAAGTAATCGTCCACATTTAGAGTATCGTGTAGAACTACCGAGTGCGAAAGTCGGTACATTTGATACAGAATTAGTGCATGAATTTTTAGCGAAGATGGCAATTGAAGCAAGAATGAACCTTCATGTCATTGTTCATTATGGGACAAACACACATCATATTATTGAAGCAATTTTTAAAGCGCTAGCTCGTGCCATTGATGATGCGACACAGCTGGACCCAAGAGTTAAAGGGGTTCCGTCAACGAAAGGAATGTTATAG
- the hisH gene encoding imidazole glycerol phosphate synthase subunit HisH: protein MIGIIDYGMGNLHSVSKALERLDFEYFISEKPEELKQATGLILPGVGSFRDAMEILQKDGLADFVTSWANDGKPLLGICLGMQLLFEGSEENGETEGLKLLSGVVKRFSGVTSDGEKYKVPHMGWNRLQFHNPEHSLLENVEKGHVYFVHSYVVRTEDKEVVLASSDYDGEVPAVVGRYNVLGTQFHPEKSSSIGMSILRNFGAIVEGRK, encoded by the coding sequence ATGATAGGGATCATTGATTATGGAATGGGAAACCTACATAGCGTTAGTAAAGCTTTAGAGCGTTTAGACTTTGAGTATTTTATCTCTGAAAAACCAGAAGAGCTAAAACAGGCAACTGGTTTAATTTTACCAGGTGTAGGCTCATTTCGTGATGCAATGGAGATTTTGCAGAAGGATGGGTTAGCTGATTTTGTTACTAGCTGGGCTAATGATGGTAAGCCACTTTTAGGCATTTGTTTAGGCATGCAGTTGTTATTTGAAGGAAGTGAAGAGAACGGGGAAACGGAAGGATTAAAGCTTTTATCAGGTGTGGTAAAACGATTCTCGGGTGTTACGTCTGATGGCGAGAAGTACAAGGTTCCTCATATGGGCTGGAATCGTCTTCAGTTTCATAATCCAGAGCATTCATTATTAGAAAATGTTGAAAAGGGCCATGTGTACTTTGTTCATTCATATGTCGTGCGAACGGAGGACAAAGAGGTTGTCCTTGCAAGCAGTGACTATGACGGTGAAGTGCCAGCAGTCGTTGGTCGATACAATGTTCTTGGGACACAGTTTCATCCAGAGAAGAGTAGCTCAATTGGGATGAGTATACTACGTAACTTTGGTGCGATCGTAGAGGGGAGAAAATAA
- the hisA gene encoding 1-(5-phosphoribosyl)-5-[(5-phosphoribosylamino)methylideneamino]imidazole-4-carboxamide isomerase, whose translation MSSFIIYPAIDMRNGKCVRLVQGDYNQETIYGDSPFEMAKQFAEDGAEWIHMVDLDGAKEKKRVNHEFVVRVAKELDAKVQIGGGIRTAEDVAYYLDNGVDRVILGSVAVNAPDFTKEMLQKYGEKIAIGLDARDGYVATEGWLETSKVKATDLAKEMASYGAEVFIFTDISRDGMLSGPNTEAIAALAEATGKEVIASGGVSSLADLTELRAEKSKGVAGAIVGKALYTNQFTLKEALREGNEDAN comes from the coding sequence ATGAGTTCTTTTATTATATATCCAGCAATTGATATGCGTAACGGGAAATGTGTACGGCTAGTTCAAGGGGATTACAATCAAGAAACGATTTATGGAGATTCGCCTTTTGAGATGGCAAAGCAATTTGCTGAAGATGGTGCTGAATGGATTCATATGGTTGACTTAGACGGAGCAAAAGAGAAAAAGCGTGTCAATCATGAGTTTGTTGTACGTGTCGCAAAGGAACTTGATGCCAAGGTACAAATTGGTGGGGGAATCCGTACAGCTGAGGATGTAGCTTACTATTTGGACAATGGTGTAGACCGAGTAATCTTAGGAAGTGTCGCTGTAAATGCTCCGGACTTCACAAAGGAAATGCTTCAAAAGTATGGAGAAAAAATTGCAATTGGCCTAGATGCTCGTGATGGCTACGTTGCCACAGAAGGCTGGTTAGAAACATCAAAGGTGAAAGCGACTGATCTTGCTAAAGAAATGGCAAGCTACGGTGCGGAAGTGTTTATTTTTACTGATATTTCTCGTGATGGCATGCTTTCTGGACCGAATACGGAAGCAATTGCAGCTCTTGCTGAAGCAACAGGGAAAGAGGTTATTGCATCAGGTGGTGTGAGTAGCCTAGCTGATTTAACTGAGCTTCGTGCTGAGAAGAGTAAAGGTGTAGCAGGGGCTATCGTTGGGAAAGCACTGTACACAAATCAATTTACGTTAAAAGAAGCGCTAAGAGAGGGGAACGAAGATGCTAACTAA
- the hisF gene encoding imidazole glycerol phosphate synthase subunit HisF yields the protein MLTKRIIPCLDVKEGRVVKGVQFVDLRDAGDPVELAAFYDEQGADELVFLDISASHEGRETMVEVVEEVAGKLAIPFTVGGGINSLADMKRVLRAGADKVSLNTAAVKRPELITEGSDYFGSQCIVVAIDAKYDEELGSWRIYTHGGRTPTEWEVTDWAKEAVRRGAGEILLTSMDQDGAKNGFNIALTKAVNEAVTVPVIASGGAGAKEHFYDVFTEAKADAALAASIFHYKETSVAEVKADLKEKGVEVR from the coding sequence ATGCTAACTAAACGAATTATCCCTTGCTTAGACGTAAAAGAAGGACGAGTAGTAAAAGGGGTTCAATTTGTAGATTTACGCGATGCTGGGGATCCTGTTGAACTTGCTGCTTTCTATGACGAGCAAGGAGCGGATGAGCTAGTTTTCTTAGATATTTCTGCCTCGCATGAAGGAAGAGAAACGATGGTAGAGGTCGTAGAAGAGGTAGCTGGTAAACTAGCAATTCCTTTTACAGTTGGTGGCGGTATTAATTCTTTAGCTGATATGAAGCGAGTATTACGTGCTGGTGCAGATAAAGTATCCTTGAATACAGCAGCTGTGAAACGTCCTGAATTAATCACAGAAGGGTCAGATTATTTCGGTTCACAATGTATTGTTGTAGCAATAGATGCAAAGTACGATGAGGAGCTTGGCTCTTGGCGTATTTACACTCATGGAGGTCGTACACCAACTGAGTGGGAAGTAACGGATTGGGCGAAAGAGGCAGTTCGTCGTGGTGCAGGTGAAATTCTATTAACGAGTATGGACCAAGACGGGGCGAAAAATGGCTTTAATATCGCTTTAACAAAGGCAGTGAACGAAGCTGTGACTGTTCCTGTAATTGCTTCAGGTGGTGCAGGGGCAAAAGAGCACTTTTACGATGTCTTTACAGAGGCAAAAGCAGATGCAGCATTAGCAGCGTCTATCTTTCATTATAAAGAAACGTCAGTGGCAGAAGTAAAAGCAGACTTAAAAGAAAAAGGGGTTGAAGTACGATGA
- the hisIE gene encoding bifunctional phosphoribosyl-AMP cyclohydrolase/phosphoribosyl-ATP diphosphatase HisIE — protein MSNVQIKFDEKGLVPAIVQDAVSKEVLTLAYMNEDSLQKSIETKETWFYSRSRQELWHKGATSGNTQTIIDMKYDCDSDAIVVLVVPEGPACHKGVYSCFDESLLGNETKSMSNRFEIINELEQTIAQREAERPEGAYTTYLFEKGVDKILKKVGEEASEVIIAAKNRDKEELKWETADLLYHLLVLLREQKLPLDDVLAVLEERHSSKGNDNG, from the coding sequence ATGAGCAATGTCCAAATCAAATTTGATGAAAAGGGTCTTGTTCCAGCGATCGTTCAAGATGCAGTAAGTAAAGAAGTATTAACTCTTGCTTACATGAATGAAGATTCCCTACAAAAGTCGATTGAAACGAAAGAAACATGGTTTTATAGTCGTTCACGCCAAGAGCTATGGCACAAAGGAGCAACATCGGGAAACACACAAACGATCATTGATATGAAATATGATTGTGATTCAGATGCAATTGTTGTTCTTGTCGTGCCAGAAGGTCCTGCTTGCCATAAAGGTGTATATAGCTGTTTTGACGAATCATTACTTGGAAATGAGACTAAGTCAATGAGTAATCGTTTTGAGATTATTAACGAGCTTGAACAAACGATTGCCCAACGTGAAGCAGAGCGCCCAGAAGGTGCGTACACTACATATTTATTTGAAAAAGGTGTAGATAAAATCCTTAAAAAAGTTGGCGAAGAGGCTAGTGAAGTCATTATTGCAGCCAAAAACCGTGATAAGGAAGAATTGAAGTGGGAAACTGCTGATCTTCTTTACCATCTATTAGTATTACTTCGAGAGCAAAAGTTACCATTAGATGATGTACTTGCTGTGCTAGAGGAAAGACACAGTTCGAAGGGTAATGACAATGGTTAA
- a CDS encoding tetratricopeptide repeat protein yields MDFERHNKREKLGRIIPFYQNGEFYFNKGLIAYQKKQVPKAVKLMETAIKLSEDEPMFHCQLAAVLSELGQYERSNEILQYVLDELDSSMDECYFFMANNFAYLGLFDKAEESAKKYMSISPDGEFSHDSDDLLDLLKFEKEDDDLDEEEDLIIEYDYICRLVETEKYELAIKRLETMMNEYPTFWPAYNHLSTVLFDIGRKEEALQLCKEVLEKDKGNLIARCNLAQFYYKNGQKDEADSMIRLLICVLPIDFDHRFKVASTLCMVGYYAEAHKLLLQLEKRFYGQKPSFFRCLAVAAYHNGDMKKAFASWKIAGDLGDGKAKEILTKEENHLLTEADVFYD; encoded by the coding sequence ATGGATTTTGAGAGGCACAACAAGAGAGAGAAACTAGGAAGGATTATTCCCTTTTACCAAAATGGTGAGTTCTATTTTAACAAGGGTCTAATTGCATATCAAAAAAAGCAGGTACCAAAGGCTGTTAAGCTAATGGAAACAGCAATTAAGCTGAGTGAGGACGAACCGATGTTCCATTGTCAGCTTGCTGCTGTGTTAAGTGAATTAGGACAATACGAGCGTTCGAATGAAATCCTACAGTATGTACTAGATGAGCTAGACTCAAGTATGGATGAATGTTATTTTTTTATGGCAAATAACTTTGCTTATTTAGGGCTATTTGATAAGGCAGAAGAATCCGCAAAGAAATATATGAGCATTAGTCCTGACGGGGAATTTTCTCACGATTCAGATGATCTTCTTGATTTACTTAAATTTGAAAAAGAAGATGATGATTTAGATGAGGAAGAGGACTTAATTATTGAATATGATTATATATGCCGACTGGTAGAAACGGAAAAGTACGAGCTAGCTATTAAGAGGCTGGAAACGATGATGAACGAGTATCCTACGTTTTGGCCTGCATATAATCATCTATCGACTGTATTATTTGATATTGGACGGAAAGAAGAAGCATTACAGTTGTGTAAAGAGGTACTTGAAAAAGATAAAGGTAACCTAATTGCTCGTTGCAATTTAGCCCAATTTTATTATAAAAATGGTCAAAAAGACGAGGCGGATTCAATGATTCGCTTGCTTATTTGTGTGCTCCCAATCGACTTTGATCATCGCTTTAAAGTGGCGTCAACTCTTTGTATGGTAGGTTATTACGCGGAGGCTCATAAATTATTGCTTCAATTGGAAAAGCGGTTTTATGGACAAAAACCAAGCTTCTTTCGTTGTCTTGCTGTTGCTGCATATCATAATGGTGATATGAAGAAGGCTTTTGCGAGTTGGAAGATCGCTGGTGATTTAGGTGATGGTAAGGCAAAAGAAATACTAACAAAAGAAGAAAATCACTTGCTGACAGAAGCAGATGTATTTTATGACTAA
- the trxB gene encoding thioredoxin-disulfide reductase — protein sequence MSEEKVYDVIIAGAGPAGMTAAVYTSRGNLSTVMLERGVPGGQMANTEEVENYPGFDHILGPELSTKMFEHAKKFGAEYAYGDIKEIVDEGEYKLIKAGSKEYKARAVIVATGAEYKKIGVPGEKELSGRGVSYCAVCDGAFFKNKELVVIGGGDSAVEEAVYLTRFASKVTIVHRREELRAQKILQDRAFNNDKVEFIWNHVVKEINEKDGKVGSVTLESTENGEQREFETDGVFVYIGMLPLNESVKGLGITNAEGYVETNQEMETKVPGIFAAGDIREKSLRQIVTATGDGSIAAQNVQHYIESLEK from the coding sequence ATGAGTGAAGAAAAAGTATATGACGTTATAATAGCAGGTGCAGGTCCAGCAGGAATGACTGCTGCAGTTTATACGTCACGTGGTAACTTAAGTACAGTCATGCTTGAGCGTGGGGTTCCTGGGGGACAAATGGCAAACACAGAAGAAGTGGAAAACTACCCAGGGTTTGACCATATTTTAGGACCGGAACTATCAACGAAAATGTTCGAACATGCGAAGAAATTCGGTGCTGAATATGCATATGGAGATATTAAAGAAATCGTTGATGAAGGCGAATATAAGCTAATTAAAGCAGGTAGTAAAGAATACAAAGCTCGTGCTGTTATTGTTGCTACAGGTGCAGAATATAAAAAGATTGGTGTACCAGGTGAAAAAGAATTAAGTGGTCGAGGTGTTTCTTACTGCGCTGTTTGTGACGGAGCTTTCTTTAAAAATAAGGAATTAGTCGTAATTGGCGGAGGAGATTCAGCTGTTGAGGAAGCGGTATACCTTACTCGATTTGCTTCAAAAGTAACGATTGTCCACCGTCGTGAAGAATTACGTGCACAAAAAATACTACAAGACCGTGCTTTCAATAATGACAAGGTTGAATTCATCTGGAACCATGTCGTAAAAGAAATTAATGAAAAAGACGGAAAAGTAGGTAGTGTAACTCTAGAAAGTACGGAAAATGGAGAACAACGAGAGTTTGAAACTGACGGTGTTTTTGTTTACATCGGAATGCTTCCATTAAATGAATCTGTTAAAGGCCTCGGGATTACAAATGCTGAAGGTTATGTTGAAACAAACCAAGAGATGGAAACAAAAGTCCCAGGAATCTTTGCAGCAGGAGACATTCGTGAAAAGTCACTACGTCAAATCGTAACTGCAACAGGCGATGGCAGTATTGCAGCTCAAAATGTTCAACATTATATAGAGAGCTTGGAAAAGTAA
- a CDS encoding NUDIX hydrolase translates to MQRVTNCILMNEDKILMLQKPRRGWWVAPGGKMEPGESVKESVKREYREETGLMIQNPEIKGIFTIVMIEDDKIVSEWMMFTFVARDYEGNLLEQSPEGDLEWKNIDDVLGLRMAEGDKFIFKHIIDSKEPLLGTFHYTPDFKLLSYRLEPNVG, encoded by the coding sequence GTGCAAAGAGTAACGAACTGCATTTTAATGAATGAAGATAAAATCTTAATGTTACAAAAGCCACGTCGAGGCTGGTGGGTTGCCCCCGGCGGAAAGATGGAGCCTGGTGAATCGGTGAAAGAATCAGTGAAACGAGAATATCGAGAAGAAACAGGGTTAATGATACAAAATCCTGAAATAAAAGGGATATTTACGATTGTCATGATAGAGGATGACAAAATAGTCTCTGAATGGATGATGTTTACCTTTGTTGCTCGTGATTACGAAGGTAACTTATTGGAACAATCTCCAGAAGGCGATTTAGAATGGAAGAACATAGATGATGTATTAGGATTACGAATGGCAGAGGGAGATAAGTTTATTTTCAAGCACATAATTGACAGCAAAGAACCTCTTCTAGGAACATTCCATTACACACCAGACTTCAAACTATTATCATATAGATTAGAACCAAACGTGGGTTGA